Proteins from a single region of Palaemon carinicauda isolate YSFRI2023 chromosome 1, ASM3689809v2, whole genome shotgun sequence:
- the LOC137641172 gene encoding salivary glue protein Sgs-3-like: protein MRKRKCPTPMFISNIPNYAIFTTTSHGTRHISNTPYGSRLITNAPYDSRIITNTPNSMRLVTNTQYSTRFITNLLPCGTRPITNRPYGTRTITSIPNGTTSITNTPYGNMPIINTPYSTRPITNRSYGTRPITNRPCGTRPITNTLWY, encoded by the exons GTTTATCAGCAACATTCCCAATTATGCTATTTTTACAACGACATCTCATGGTACCAGGCATATCTCCAACACACCCTATGGTAGCAGGCTTATCACCAACGCACCCTATGATAGCAGGATTATCACCAACACACCTAATAGTATGAGACTTGTCACAAACACCCAATATAGTACCAGGTTTATTACCAACCTGCT ACCTTGTGGTACTAGGCCTATCACCAACAGACCCTATGGTACTAGGACTATCACCAGCATACCTAATGGTACTACATCTATCACCAACACACCATATGGTAATATGCCTATCATCAACACACCCTATAGTACTAGGCCTATCACCAACAGATCATATGGTACTAGGCCTATCACCAACAGACCCTGTGGTACTAGGCCTATCACCAACACCTTATGGTACTAG